One Paroedura picta isolate Pp20150507F chromosome 3, Ppicta_v3.0, whole genome shotgun sequence genomic window carries:
- the LOC143831656 gene encoding ankyrin repeat and SOCS box protein 11-like translates to MGFYISSLSRPPFGNRVQVDTRPPVKRYQAAPSYNYRWTELHYEASHGNTGKLRQLLETSGKELLDRKDYYGKTPLYWAAYKGQRDAVELLLEHGADVNMCCKHGGTPLHAAIGLFPDCTLLLIQHGADVNLQDNWGVTPMYLAACSGQAECIRLLVHAGACISYRNKRTGAPPKRLASQPALISWMDSCRRQPSSLKHLSRLSVRAALGHRRLQAVRDFALPPPLKQYLMFEDLVLTDKL, encoded by the exons ATGGGCTTCTACATCAGCTCCCTCTCCAGACCGCCCTTTGGAAACAGGGTCCAAGTGGACACGCGCCCACCTGTCAAGCGTTACCAGGCGGCGCCCAGCTACAACTACCGATGGACAGAGCTGCACTACGAGGCCAGCCACGGCAACACAGGAAAGCTGAGGCAGCTCCTGGAAACCTCAG GCAAGGAGCTGCTGGACAGGAAAGATTATTATGGCAAGACGCCGCTCTACTGGGCCGCCTACAAAGGACAGAGGGATGCAGTAGAGCTGCTGCTGGAACACGGGGCCGACGTCAACATGTGCTGTAAACACGGAGGGACCCCGCTCCATGCTGCCATCGGCCTCTTCCCTGACTGCACCCTGCTGCTCATCCAG cacGGCGCAGATGTGAACCTGCAGGACAACTGGGGAGTGACCCCTATGTACTTGGCAGCATGCAGCGGACAGGCGGAGTGCATTCGGTTGCTGGTGCACGCAGGGGCCTGCATCTCCTACAGGAACAAG AGAACTGGAGCCCCTCCCAAGCGCCTTGCCTCCCAGCCGGCCCTCATCTCCTGGATGGACTCCTGCCGCCGGCAGCCGAGTTCCCTCAAGCATCTCAGCCGCCTGTCTGTCCGGGCGGCTCTCGGCCACCGGAGGCTCCAGGCCGTCAGGGACTTTGCCCTCCCTCCACCGCTGAAGCAGTACCTGATGTTTGAGGACCTGGTTTTGACAGACAAGCTGTAG
- the LOC143831657 gene encoding SRSF protein kinase 3-like has product MVLSFGPSCNPGSCSPAMEASEWPEDVSASCSEGYYPVSQGEVFNGRYQVIQNLGCGYFSTVWLCQDMGKKRCVAVKVPKGGENFAEAALDEVVLLRCVNSKRRKDQAGDHVIRLLDDFKMIGENGFHVCLVFELLGPSLQSLLSGPGAQGLPLPFVKQVTRQVLQGLHFLHKECRIIHADIKPENILLYVTEESLKTLLHNTVTSSEGAKLQRPDDMAALLDGCNLMKMGVRIADLGSACWTYKSFSRKIQTQPYRALEVLLGLDYGTPADIWSTACLAFELATGERLFEPQAGRYFSRDDDHVARIIELLGRIPPQAAFFWKQASGFFSRKSALLRLSRISSYDLYHLLTDKYRWPQHQAAPFTNFLLPMLEYAPARRAPAERCLQHPWFST; this is encoded by the exons ATGGTTTTGAGTTTTGGACCATCCTGCAACCCGGGGAGTTGTAGCCCTGCCATGGAGGCTTCAGAATGGCCCGAAGATGTCTCAGCATCTTGCTCAG aaggCTACTATCCGGTGAGTCAAGGAGAAGTCTTCAATGGGAGATACCAAGTGATACAGAATCTGGGGTGCGGCTACTTCTCAACAGTCTGGCTTTGCCAAGACATGGG GAAGAAGAGGTGTGTGGCCGTCAAGGTGCCCAAAGGAGGGGAGAATTTTGCAGAGGCTGCCCTGGATGAAGTCGTGCTCCTGCGCTGC GTGAACAGCAAGCGAAGAAAAGACCAAGCCGGAGATCACGTCATCCGCTTGCTCGACGATTTTAAAATGATCGGAGAGAACGGCTTTC ATGTGTGCTTGGTGTTCGAGCTGCTGGGCCCTTCGCTCCAGTCCTTGCTGAGCGGCCCGGGAGCACAGGGCCTCCCCTTGCCCTTCGTCAAGCAGGTGACACGTCAG GTGCTCCAAGGTCTGCATTTCCTGCACAAGGAGTGCCGCATCATCCACGCAGACATCAAGCCAGAGAACATCCTGCTGTACGTCACGGAGGAAAGCCTGAAGACCCTCCTGCACAACACGGTCACCTCCAGTGAAGGGGCGAAGCTGCAGAGGCCAG ACGACATGGCTGCTCTCTTGGACGGTTGCAACCTCATGAAGATGGGAGTCAGGATTGCAGACCTGGGAAGCGCCTGCTGGACt TACAAGTCCTTCTCCAGGAAGATCCAGACCCAGCCCTATCGAGCCCTGGAGGTCCTTCTGGGATTGGATTATGGCACCCCAGCTGACATCTGGAGCACAGCATGCCTG GCTTTTGAGCTGGCAACCGGAGAACGTCTTTTTGAACCTCAAGCTGGACGGTACTTCTCTAGAGATGACG ATCACGTGGCTCGGATCATTGAACTCCTAGGCAGAATTCCACCCCAAGCAGCTTTCTTCTGGAAACAGGCATCGGGCTTCTTCAGCAGAAAAA GTGCGCTTCTGCGGCTGTCTAGGATCTCCTCCTACGACTTGTACCATCTCCTCACTGATAAATACCGGTGGCCACAGCACCAGGCAGCTCCGTTTACCAACTTTCTCCTGCCAATGCTGGAGTACGCACCAGCAAGAAGGGCACCAGCAGAGAGATGCCTTCAGCACCCTTGGTTCAGTACGTAG